Proteins from one Desulfonema limicola genomic window:
- a CDS encoding YeeE/YedE thiosulfate transporter family protein, producing MKLRAIVLNCLLIFKAENSILLRKQTGTVPCKRKNINKTKENKMKWKTDDGGWSPYLAGALLGILAIASALATTNLLGKTSYLGASTTFVRAAGVLEQTVAAEHVKSNKYFTKTKIVVNWQFMLVIGIALGALISSVTDKSFKLEGVPPIWEERFGNSVIKRAFAAFAGGIIAMMGARLASGCPSGHGLSGMMQLSVSAYPALILFFCTGMLTANLIYRRTS from the coding sequence ATGAAGTTAAGAGCTATTGTTCTTAATTGCCTATTGATCTTTAAGGCAGAAAACAGTATTTTATTAAGAAAACAAACAGGGACTGTCCCCTGCAAAAGAAAAAACATAAATAAAACTAAGGAGAACAAAATGAAATGGAAAACAGATGATGGAGGCTGGAGTCCTTATCTGGCCGGAGCGCTTCTTGGCATTCTGGCTATTGCTTCAGCCCTTGCAACCACAAATTTACTTGGAAAAACCAGCTATTTAGGAGCATCAACTACTTTTGTCCGGGCTGCAGGTGTTTTGGAGCAGACTGTTGCTGCTGAACATGTAAAGTCAAACAAGTATTTTACTAAAACAAAAATTGTTGTGAACTGGCAGTTCATGCTGGTTATTGGAATTGCTCTGGGCGCTCTTATTTCCTCTGTTACAGATAAAAGCTTTAAGCTGGAGGGTGTCCCGCCCATATGGGAGGAGCGGTTTGGAAATTCTGTTATAAAGCGGGCATTTGCAGCATTTGCAGGCGGAATTATCGCCATGATGGGTGCCCGGCTTGCCAGCGGCTGCCCAAGCGGGCACGGCCTCAGCGGAATGATGCAATTGTCTGTAAGTGCTTATCCTGCTTTAATTTTATTTTTTTGTACAGGAATGCTGACTGCCAACCTGATTTACAGGAGGACCTCATGA